One genomic window of Paenisporosarcina antarctica includes the following:
- the sleB gene encoding spore cortex-lytic enzyme, which produces MRKNKGFIWLVIICLMTLSLSAPDRSEAFSGQVIELGAYGEDVIELQSRLQYIGLYKNKIDGKFGYGTYWALRNFQDQYGLPIDGVAGQNTKTKLVNSSTYHKEFVRKQLNQGNQFTHYGNVPLEQQVKKGTNQGGTKQSVQTQLPSKYSDQDLQLMANAVYGEARGESYEGQVAVAAVIINRLEDAEFPNTISAVIFQPLAFTAVADGQIWLTPNERAKEAVLDALNGWDPTENALYYFNPDTATSDWIWTRPQIKKIGKHIFCM; this is translated from the coding sequence ATGCGAAAAAATAAAGGGTTTATCTGGCTTGTCATAATTTGTTTGATGACATTATCACTTAGCGCTCCTGATCGATCTGAAGCATTTTCTGGTCAAGTCATTGAACTAGGTGCGTATGGCGAAGATGTAATTGAACTACAATCTCGATTACAATATATCGGTTTATACAAAAATAAGATAGATGGTAAATTTGGATATGGGACTTACTGGGCTTTACGTAATTTCCAAGATCAATACGGTTTACCAATAGATGGAGTTGCGGGACAGAATACAAAAACGAAACTTGTCAATTCGTCGACCTATCATAAAGAATTTGTGCGAAAACAACTGAATCAAGGTAACCAATTCACGCATTATGGAAATGTTCCATTGGAGCAACAAGTGAAAAAAGGTACAAATCAAGGAGGAACAAAACAATCAGTTCAAACGCAATTACCATCTAAATATTCCGATCAGGATTTACAACTTATGGCCAATGCGGTTTACGGCGAAGCGCGAGGTGAATCGTATGAAGGACAAGTTGCTGTTGCAGCTGTAATAATAAATCGACTGGAAGATGCTGAGTTTCCAAACACGATAAGTGCAGTTATTTTCCAACCATTAGCCTTTACAGCAGTTGCTGATGGTCAAATATGGTTAACACCAAACGAGCGTGCAAAAGAAGCCGTACTTGATGCGTTAAATGGTTGGGACCCTACAGAAAATGCGCTTTATTATTTTAATCCTGACACTGCAACTAGTGATTGGATTTGGACAAGACCTCAAATTAAAAAAATAGGGAAACATATTTTCTGTATGTGA
- the prsW gene encoding glutamic-type intramembrane protease PrsW, translated as MIILLSVAIAPGLALFSYFYLRNQISSEPSKTLFHTFLYGAILTFPILFIQHVFEFENIIQSLFLRNVLFTSVLEEFFKWLILVMLIYKHVEFDNPYDGILYGASVSLGFATVENILYLFTYGLNTAFLRALLPVSSHAIFGVVMGYYLGRAKFAVSRSSKPILFVALLVPLGLHMIYNGILAIEKISLYFMIPFMLFLWWLGLTKVKQAHLLTLQYFNKSNTIREIL; from the coding sequence ATGATTATATTATTATCTGTCGCAATCGCTCCAGGACTTGCATTATTTAGTTATTTTTATTTGCGTAATCAGATTTCTTCAGAGCCATCTAAAACATTGTTTCACACATTTCTATATGGTGCTATTTTAACGTTTCCAATCCTCTTTATTCAACATGTGTTTGAATTTGAGAATATAATTCAATCATTGTTTTTGCGGAATGTGCTATTTACAAGTGTACTTGAAGAGTTTTTTAAGTGGCTCATTTTAGTTATGCTTATTTATAAACATGTTGAATTTGATAACCCTTATGATGGAATTCTATATGGGGCAAGTGTATCTCTGGGATTTGCAACGGTTGAAAATATTTTATATTTATTTACATATGGACTAAATACGGCATTCTTACGTGCTCTATTGCCTGTTTCGAGTCATGCCATTTTTGGCGTTGTAATGGGTTATTATCTTGGACGTGCAAAATTTGCAGTAAGCCGCTCATCAAAACCAATCCTGTTTGTCGCCTTACTTGTACCACTAGGCTTACATATGATATATAATGGGATCTTAGCAATTGAGAAGATTTCATTATATTTTATGATTCCATTTATGTTGTTCTTATGGTGGTTAGGTTTAACGAAAGTAAAACAAGCACATTTATTGACGCTGCAATATTTTAATAAAAGTAATACTATAAGAGAAATTTTGTGA
- a CDS encoding asparaginase encodes MKKVIVIHTGGTISMHVNFESGAVVPGDSNPLTSEIDKLMEYADIHEIEAFNYPSPHMTPTEMLTLKNIIEQQLAEKEVAGFVITHGTDTLEETAYFLDLTIKSNVPIILTGAMRSSNEIGADGVYNLLSAVRVANSQHAIGKGVLVVMNDEIHTAQNVTKTSTSNVSTFQSPQYGPIGLITKTAIHFHHSPIRHETYDVKDIKKRVALLKVYAGMDVDLLMHVANNKYDGVVLEGLGQGNVPPAIVPGIQQLMNQHIPIVLVSRCYNGIAQPVYGYEGGGKMLEDMGVLFAHGLSGQKARLKLLIGLSDSRMTHTPSAIFEH; translated from the coding sequence ATGAAAAAAGTTATAGTAATTCATACAGGTGGAACTATTTCGATGCATGTTAACTTTGAGTCAGGAGCGGTCGTACCAGGAGATTCAAATCCCTTAACTTCAGAAATCGATAAATTGATGGAGTATGCTGATATACATGAAATTGAAGCGTTTAATTATCCTTCCCCTCATATGACACCGACGGAAATGTTAACACTGAAAAATATAATCGAACAACAGTTAGCAGAAAAAGAAGTGGCTGGATTTGTGATTACACACGGAACAGATACTTTAGAAGAAACAGCCTACTTCCTTGATTTAACAATAAAAAGCAATGTACCCATTATCTTAACTGGTGCCATGCGTTCTTCAAATGAAATTGGAGCAGATGGTGTTTATAATTTGTTATCTGCGGTTCGTGTAGCAAATTCTCAACATGCAATTGGTAAAGGCGTACTTGTTGTAATGAACGATGAAATACATACAGCACAAAATGTAACGAAAACTTCAACCAGTAATGTCTCTACATTTCAAAGTCCTCAGTATGGACCTATAGGATTGATTACTAAAACGGCCATTCATTTTCATCATTCACCCATTCGTCATGAAACCTATGATGTGAAAGACATTAAAAAGCGAGTGGCATTACTTAAAGTATATGCTGGAATGGATGTAGACTTACTAATGCATGTTGCGAACAATAAATATGATGGGGTAGTATTGGAAGGATTAGGACAAGGTAATGTTCCGCCGGCTATTGTGCCGGGAATTCAGCAGTTAATGAATCAACATATACCAATTGTATTAGTATCCAGATGCTACAACGGCATTGCTCAGCCTGTTTATGGCTATGAAGGCGGAGGGAAAATGTTAGAAGATATGGGTGTTTTATTTGCCCATGGACTTAGTGGTCAAAAAGCACGTTTAAAATTATTAATTGGTCTATCTGATTCTCGCATGACACATACTCCATCAGCAATATTCGAACATTAG
- a CDS encoding YpdA family putative bacillithiol disulfide reductase has protein sequence MEKVDAIIVGGGPCGLAAAISLQNIGLSPIIIEKGNVVEAIYNYPTHQTFFSTSEKLSIGEVPFIIEGRKPKRNQALVYYREVVKIKNLQLHRFETVERVEKKQDMFEIHTSKTTYIARIVIIATGYYDHPNLLGIPGEELPKVSHYFKEGHPYFDTDVVVIGGKNSSIDAALELHKARARVTVVYRGSSYSSSIKPWILPEFEGLVRSGEITMMFESQVEEIMQEEVRIYKHGEVTTLKNDFVFAMIGYHPDHDFLKTTGVQIDDVSGRPLLNELTMESNVENLYIAGVLAAGNNANEIFIENGRFHGEVIANAITQKEKL, from the coding sequence GTGGAAAAAGTAGATGCAATTATTGTAGGTGGAGGTCCTTGTGGGCTAGCAGCGGCAATATCATTACAAAATATAGGGCTTTCACCCATTATTATAGAAAAAGGTAACGTCGTGGAAGCTATTTACAATTACCCAACGCACCAAACGTTTTTTAGTACAAGTGAAAAACTATCAATCGGGGAAGTTCCTTTTATTATCGAAGGACGTAAACCTAAGCGTAATCAAGCACTTGTTTATTATCGTGAAGTTGTAAAAATAAAAAATTTACAACTTCACCGATTTGAAACGGTAGAACGAGTTGAGAAAAAACAAGATATGTTTGAAATTCATACTTCAAAAACTACATATATAGCAAGAATTGTTATTATTGCAACAGGATATTATGATCATCCTAATTTATTAGGGATACCGGGGGAAGAATTACCGAAAGTCAGTCACTACTTTAAAGAAGGTCATCCATACTTTGACACAGATGTAGTAGTAATAGGCGGAAAAAACTCTAGTATCGATGCGGCTCTAGAATTACATAAAGCTCGTGCACGAGTGACAGTTGTTTATAGAGGAAGTAGCTATTCAAGTAGTATAAAACCTTGGATATTACCTGAATTTGAAGGATTAGTTCGAAGTGGTGAAATTACTATGATGTTTGAATCACAGGTTGAAGAAATAATGCAAGAGGAAGTAAGAATTTACAAACATGGTGAAGTGACTACCCTAAAAAACGATTTTGTGTTTGCAATGATTGGTTATCATCCAGATCATGATTTTTTAAAAACAACTGGTGTTCAAATTGATGACGTCTCAGGTAGACCTTTATTAAATGAACTTACAATGGAGTCCAATGTTGAAAACTTATATATTGCCGGTGTTCTAGCGGCGGGCAATAATGCAAATGAAATCTTTATTGAAAATGGTCGATTTCATGGAGAGGTAATTGCAAATGCAATTACACAAAAAGAAAAGCTGTGA
- a CDS encoding MerR family transcriptional regulator, translating to MQNNIDNKGKYNMKAVSTMVGILPGTIRAWERRYQMIAPIRNEVGHRLYSDNHVRKLKWLAQKVNDGFTISQAVSLLEQDNKDESHPLSHQEDNRVTQLQQDTLQAFLRFDERSAQNFMDESFTIFTMDKVLIDILAPLLVQVGLLWEDGKITTAHEHFATSILRSRIGAVMHAYPHNGILPKVIAVCGPGEWHELGLLIFTLYMRRKGYEVIYLGSSIKDDDISVVIQTVKPRFLFMSCTMLSNLSQTLELSKSLEIDFPNLVVGLGGFAIDSMTIEKKKIYQQNIIGPNMNEWDKWIEEKTYAN from the coding sequence ATGCAAAACAACATAGATAATAAAGGGAAATATAACATGAAGGCAGTTTCAACTATGGTAGGCATTTTGCCAGGCACGATTCGTGCCTGGGAAAGACGTTATCAAATGATTGCGCCAATTCGAAATGAAGTAGGGCATCGGTTATATTCAGATAACCATGTGCGAAAACTAAAATGGTTGGCACAAAAAGTAAATGACGGATTTACAATTAGTCAAGCGGTATCCTTATTAGAACAAGATAATAAAGATGAGTCTCATCCGCTATCGCATCAAGAAGATAATAGGGTTACTCAACTTCAACAAGATACATTACAAGCATTTCTTCGTTTTGATGAACGTTCCGCTCAAAATTTTATGGATGAGTCTTTTACCATATTTACGATGGATAAAGTGTTAATTGATATTTTAGCTCCATTACTAGTCCAAGTAGGTTTATTGTGGGAAGATGGAAAAATTACTACAGCGCACGAGCATTTTGCCACATCTATTTTACGTTCTCGAATTGGAGCAGTTATGCATGCTTACCCTCATAATGGGATTTTACCGAAAGTCATTGCTGTATGCGGACCTGGAGAATGGCATGAATTAGGTTTATTAATCTTCACTTTGTATATGAGACGTAAAGGTTATGAAGTCATTTATTTGGGAAGCAGTATTAAGGATGATGATATATCAGTGGTAATCCAAACTGTAAAACCTCGATTTTTATTTATGTCATGCACAATGTTAAGTAATCTTTCACAAACTCTCGAATTATCAAAATCCTTAGAGATAGATTTTCCTAATTTAGTGGTAGGGCTTGGTGGATTTGCTATTGATTCAATGACAATTGAAAAAAAGAAAATTTATCAACAAAACATAATTGGTCCTAACATGAACGAATGGGATAAGTGGATAGAAGAAAAAACATATGCTAATTAG
- a CDS encoding metallophosphoesterase yields MRYLATILGVVLSMSLFMLKKAFEINIRRQDIQLTNFSDQNPFRIFFISDIHRRTIPNRLMRQIDSEIDAVIIGGDLAERGVPLKRIQENITRLAKIGPLYYVWGNNDREVGEQHIRKYIQNVGGTILENQAICIINQKQRVWIVGIDDVSAGLADIEKSLNNVPKEDMKIFVSHTPFVFSNVKEKYKLNVLLAGHTHGGQIRLGKWGFYQKGSLIKDLDKATLISNGFGTSLIPLRYGAPAECHILSIKHKSSTNVH; encoded by the coding sequence ATGCGCTATTTAGCAACCATTTTAGGTGTAGTTTTAAGCATGTCCCTCTTCATGTTAAAGAAAGCATTTGAGATAAATATACGTCGTCAAGACATCCAGTTAACTAATTTTTCTGACCAAAATCCTTTTCGTATCTTTTTCATTTCCGATATACATCGTCGAACAATACCAAATCGATTAATGAGACAAATCGATTCCGAAATTGATGCAGTAATTATTGGTGGAGACTTAGCTGAAAGAGGAGTTCCTTTGAAACGGATACAAGAAAATATTACACGTCTCGCTAAAATTGGACCTCTCTATTACGTATGGGGCAACAATGATCGAGAAGTTGGAGAACAACATATCCGTAAATATATTCAAAATGTTGGTGGAACAATATTAGAAAACCAAGCTATTTGCATAATAAATCAAAAACAACGAGTGTGGATTGTTGGAATTGACGATGTATCTGCAGGACTAGCAGATATTGAAAAAAGTTTAAATAATGTTCCCAAAGAAGACATGAAAATTTTCGTCTCCCACACCCCTTTTGTCTTCAGTAATGTAAAAGAAAAGTATAAATTAAATGTGTTGTTGGCTGGACATACGCATGGTGGTCAGATCCGATTAGGTAAATGGGGATTTTATCAAAAAGGTTCCTTAATAAAGGACCTAGATAAAGCCACGCTTATAAGTAATGGATTCGGAACATCTTTAATCCCCTTAAGATATGGCGCTCCTGCAGAGTGTCATATCTTGTCGATTAAACATAAAAGTTCTACAAATGTTCATTAA
- a CDS encoding CBS domain-containing protein: MFAKSVMISKEKCFSIQSSESLQDALALLEKNQIDALPVLEDGLYKGILNRYLAYQAYYDSGLTKEDFLKKASLMDIVTRADIYLSIEDVFENSLIQLNDFPIIAVVEENQFLGLVTRYDTMNQFRSAFGMDKPGVRITFTSIEIEGRIARVGDIIQKFHESVISLVTFDESDKLLRRIVLKIEKRDNVQKFLKELDRSGFRVLHIKED, encoded by the coding sequence ATGTTTGCAAAAAGTGTAATGATATCTAAAGAAAAGTGTTTTTCGATCCAATCATCAGAGTCTTTACAAGACGCACTAGCGTTATTAGAGAAAAATCAAATTGACGCACTGCCTGTTTTAGAAGACGGCTTGTATAAAGGAATTTTAAATCGCTATCTTGCGTACCAGGCATATTATGATAGCGGATTAACAAAAGAGGACTTTTTAAAAAAAGCTTCTTTAATGGACATAGTAACGCGTGCAGATATTTATTTATCAATTGAAGATGTTTTTGAAAATTCCTTAATTCAACTTAATGACTTCCCGATTATTGCTGTAGTAGAAGAAAATCAATTTTTAGGTTTAGTGACTCGCTACGACACCATGAATCAATTTAGAAGTGCTTTTGGAATGGATAAACCTGGTGTCCGAATTACGTTTACGTCTATAGAAATAGAAGGTCGTATTGCTCGTGTGGGAGACATTATTCAAAAGTTTCATGAATCGGTTATTTCACTGGTTACATTCGACGAATCAGACAAGTTACTGCGACGTATCGTTTTAAAAATCGAGAAACGTGATAACGTTCAAAAATTCCTAAAGGAACTTGATCGGTCTGGATTTCGGGTACTTCACATAAAAGAAGATTAA
- a CDS encoding LysM peptidoglycan-binding domain-containing protein — MNKNDYQNKIDEHRKPIQINDEEKPNTRTSRRSNNVAPKKTKQKTNLMLPILFFFFILIPVSILIYVFAFYEPNSNETTVLENSQFKFEQNKEDTESDSTSENKDTQNQEETTEPKEEEPVVEDTSKVAEPKEEKLSEEQPKEDTPAVEQPKEETPQIAKTHVVQPGETLYRIAMNYYNSADAVEKIKSANGLTSNSISTGQALVLP; from the coding sequence ATGAATAAAAATGATTATCAAAATAAAATTGACGAGCATCGAAAACCAATTCAAATAAATGATGAGGAAAAGCCAAATACACGAACTTCAAGACGTTCGAATAATGTGGCTCCGAAGAAAACAAAACAAAAAACAAATTTAATGTTACCAATTTTGTTCTTTTTCTTTATTTTAATTCCTGTTTCAATTTTAATATATGTTTTTGCTTTTTATGAGCCAAACTCAAATGAAACAACTGTTTTAGAAAATAGCCAATTTAAATTTGAACAAAACAAAGAAGACACTGAGTCGGATTCGACTTCTGAAAACAAAGATACACAAAATCAAGAAGAAACTACTGAACCTAAAGAAGAAGAGCCAGTAGTAGAAGACACTTCTAAAGTAGCAGAACCTAAAGAAGAAAAGCTATCCGAAGAACAACCTAAAGAAGATACACCGGCAGTAGAACAGCCTAAAGAAGAGACACCTCAAATTGCAAAAACGCATGTGGTGCAACCTGGTGAGACACTATATCGTATTGCTATGAATTATTACAATTCAGCTGATGCTGTCGAGAAAATTAAATCCGCAAATGGGCTCACTTCAAATTCGATTTCTACTGGTCAAGCATTGGTCCTTCCTTAA
- a CDS encoding RecQ family ATP-dependent DNA helicase: MTLNLHKVLFEKFGYASFRAGQQEIIESILNKEDVVAILPTGMGKSLCYQLPGYILPSCVIIISPLLSLMQDQVEQLKKLGEKRVVAFNSFLTPNEKQTLLQQLERYKFIFLSPEMLMQEQVKIKLQSMPISLIVADEAHCISQWGYDFRPDYLRLGEWLSHISRPPILALTATATKHVIEDISTHLTMQQPTLHIQSLDRPNIHYAAVEIDSQENKFERILKQIESFSGPGIIYTQSRRKADVYAQKLSDKGFRIASYHAGMDQIDRMFVQQQFLNNEIDWVCATNAFGMGVHKDDIRQVIHDHIPSSVANYAQEVGRAGRDGSDSLAILFYTKDDEDLSIFITTNDFPDESHIRLFDESIKKGLNPNQLISQGLLTETHVRILTFWLARKKINETIEILQQLKQQKVEQIFQMKDILWNSLCIRQQIVEFFGQKLNSKPLNCCSKCGLNIEELIDSSKEHVRELKLQSWEKRISLLFKGIE, from the coding sequence TTGACATTGAATCTTCATAAAGTATTATTTGAGAAATTTGGCTATGCTTCATTTAGAGCAGGACAACAAGAAATCATAGAAAGTATTCTTAACAAAGAAGACGTTGTGGCAATCTTACCTACAGGAATGGGGAAGTCACTTTGCTATCAACTGCCAGGATATATACTGCCATCTTGCGTAATCATTATTTCCCCATTACTATCTCTGATGCAAGATCAAGTGGAACAATTAAAAAAATTAGGAGAAAAACGAGTAGTTGCTTTTAATTCTTTTTTGACACCAAATGAAAAACAGACGCTTTTACAGCAATTAGAAAGGTATAAATTCATTTTTTTATCTCCTGAAATGTTAATGCAAGAGCAAGTGAAAATCAAACTTCAAAGCATGCCAATTTCACTAATTGTTGCCGATGAAGCTCACTGTATTTCACAATGGGGCTATGATTTTAGACCGGATTATTTACGTTTAGGTGAGTGGTTAAGTCACATTAGTCGACCACCAATTTTAGCTTTAACTGCTACAGCCACAAAACATGTAATAGAAGACATAAGTACTCACTTGACCATGCAACAACCTACCCTTCATATACAATCACTAGATAGACCAAATATTCACTATGCTGCTGTGGAAATAGATTCTCAAGAAAATAAATTCGAGAGAATATTAAAGCAAATTGAAAGTTTTTCAGGACCTGGGATTATTTACACTCAATCTAGAAGAAAAGCAGATGTGTATGCACAAAAATTAAGTGACAAAGGATTCAGGATTGCCTCTTATCATGCAGGAATGGATCAAATTGATCGTATGTTCGTCCAACAACAATTTTTGAACAATGAGATTGATTGGGTATGTGCAACAAATGCATTTGGAATGGGTGTCCATAAAGATGATATCCGTCAAGTCATCCATGATCATATTCCATCATCAGTTGCCAATTATGCACAGGAAGTTGGGAGAGCAGGAAGAGACGGTTCAGATTCACTAGCAATTTTATTTTATACCAAGGATGATGAGGATCTTTCAATTTTCATTACAACTAACGATTTTCCTGATGAATCCCATATTAGACTTTTTGATGAGTCTATAAAAAAAGGATTAAACCCCAACCAACTAATATCACAAGGCTTGCTAACAGAAACACATGTACGAATATTAACTTTTTGGCTGGCTCGAAAAAAAATTAACGAAACAATTGAGATTTTACAGCAATTAAAACAGCAAAAAGTGGAACAAATATTTCAAATGAAAGATATTTTATGGAATTCGCTTTGTATCAGACAACAAATTGTTGAATTCTTTGGTCAGAAATTGAATTCAAAGCCACTAAATTGTTGTTCAAAATGTGGACTGAATATAGAAGAGTTAATAGATTCTTCAAAGGAACACGTACGCGAATTGAAGTTACAATCATGGGAAAAAAGAATATCGTTATTATTCAAAGGAATTGAATAG
- a CDS encoding helix-turn-helix domain-containing protein, with amino-acid sequence MLFKQIILHMVDRFNKERTIAAPFHMIRGKRSGQTIQDVKVYNLTKYFSLFPKLTKQSYDQVIQQMIQIGWITVNEMSVPQITEVGKQKLYEMPSLKLNGWLFRGNERIFLQRLSLVTQTLSHVNAENLSFVPVQKDEKIHSWVRQYLHSFPYKSDEFIRSYYQELKTVFHSDNLSNIHVTILSHRLSGYRVSGVTWQQLSQELKEEQVDLQILLNESLHILLDEISTNNMLVLLSKMSEGIKPTTPLTESAKRTADLHQQGYSFDQIISLRHLKKSTIEDHFVEMAMNDPLFSIQLFFENEDILMLIQEVKNQSTNKLRTLKEVFPNFSYFQLRLLLAGRGELIDIESS; translated from the coding sequence ATGCTATTTAAACAAATAATCCTACATATGGTCGATCGATTTAACAAAGAGAGGACAATTGCAGCCCCTTTTCATATGATTAGAGGAAAACGTTCGGGTCAAACAATCCAAGATGTTAAGGTCTATAATCTTACAAAATATTTTTCATTGTTTCCTAAACTAACGAAACAATCTTACGATCAAGTTATTCAACAGATGATTCAAATAGGATGGATAACTGTAAATGAAATGTCTGTTCCTCAAATTACAGAGGTAGGGAAACAGAAACTATACGAAATGCCATCACTTAAGTTAAATGGTTGGTTATTTAGAGGTAATGAACGAATTTTTCTTCAACGTTTATCACTTGTGACACAAACATTGTCACATGTAAATGCAGAAAATTTATCATTCGTCCCTGTACAAAAAGATGAAAAGATTCACTCTTGGGTGCGACAATATTTACATAGTTTTCCCTACAAATCTGATGAGTTTATCAGAAGCTATTATCAAGAGTTAAAGACAGTTTTCCATTCTGATAATCTATCAAATATACATGTGACAATTTTAAGTCATCGATTATCTGGGTATCGAGTTAGTGGTGTTACATGGCAACAATTATCTCAAGAATTGAAGGAAGAACAAGTTGACCTCCAAATCTTATTAAATGAAAGCTTACATATCTTACTGGATGAAATTTCAACAAATAACATGTTGGTACTGTTGTCTAAGATGAGTGAAGGAATTAAGCCGACGACACCATTAACAGAATCAGCTAAAAGAACAGCTGACCTTCATCAACAAGGCTATTCTTTTGATCAGATCATTTCACTACGGCATTTGAAAAAAAGTACAATAGAAGATCATTTCGTGGAAATGGCGATGAATGATCCTTTATTTTCGATTCAATTATTTTTTGAAAACGAGGATATTTTAATGCTAATTCAAGAAGTTAAAAATCAATCAACAAATAAATTAAGAACATTAAAGGAAGTTTTTCCAAACTTTTCGTACTTTCAGTTAAGGCTATTATTAGCCGGTAGAGGTGAATTAATTGACATTGAATCTTCATAA